One Phaseolus vulgaris cultivar G19833 chromosome 2, P. vulgaris v2.0, whole genome shotgun sequence DNA window includes the following coding sequences:
- the LOC137810765 gene encoding delta(8)-fatty-acid desaturase 2-like isoform X2 has translation MTSEELKGHNKVGDLWISIQGKVYNVSDWVKEHPGGDVPILNLAGQDVTDAFIAYHPGTAWSHLDRFFTGYHLSDFKVSEVSRDYRKLASEFSKMGLFDTKGHITSYTLVAVAAMFLIVLYGVLGCTSVWAHLGSGMLLGLLWMQSAYVGHDSGHYVVMTNKGYNKVAQVLSGNCLTGISIAWWKWTHNAHHIACNSLDHDPDLQHMPVFAVSSRFFNSLTSHFYGRKLEFDYFARFLICYQHFTFYPVMSVARVNLYLQTILLLFSKRKVQDRALNLMGILVFWIWFPLLVSCLPNWPERVMFVLSSFAVCSIQHIQFCLNHFAANVYVGLPSGNDWFEKQTSGTLDISCSSWMDWFFGGLQFQLEHHLFPRLPRCQLRKISPLVSDLCKKHNLPYRSLSFWEANQWTIRTLRTAALQARDLSNSAPKNLLWEAVNTHG, from the coding sequence ATGACCTCTGAGGAGCTGAAGGGTCACAACAAGGTTGGAGATTTGTGGATCTCCATTCAAGGGAAGGTGTACAATGTGTCTGATTGGGTGAAGGAGCACCCTGGTGGTGATGTTCCAATTTTGAACCTTGCTGGCCAGGATGTCACAGATGCATTCATAGCTTACCATCCTGGTACAGCATGGTCACACCTTGACAGATTCTTCACTGGCTACCACCTCAGTGATTTCAAGGTCTCTGAGGTGTCCAGGGACTACAGAAAGCTTGCATCTGAGTTTTCCAAAATGGGTCTCTTTGACACCAAAGGGCATATCACATCTTACACCCTTGTAGCCGTTGCTGCTATGTTCCTCATTGTGCTATATGGTGTGTTGGGGTGCACTAGTGTGTGGGCTCATTTGGGCTCAGGCATGCTGCTAGGGCTTCTCTGGATGCAAAGTGCTTATGTTGGCCATGATTCTGGTCATTATGTGGTTATGACAAACAAAGGTTACAACAAGGTTGCACAGGTCCTCTCCGGGAACTGCTTGACTGGGATAAGCATTGCTTGGTGGAAGTGGACTCACAATGCTCACCACATAGCCTGCAACAGCCTTGACCATGACCCTGATCTGCAACACATGCCGGTTTTCGCCGTGTCCTCGCGCTTCTTCAATTCATTAACTTCTCATTTCTATGGGAGAAAGTTGGAGTTTGATTACTTTGCCAGGTTCTTGATCTGTTACCAGCACTTTACTTTTTACCCGGTCATGAGCGTTGCCAGGGTCAACTTGTATTTGCAGACGATCCTGCTCTTGTTTTCTAAACGTAAAGTGCAGGACAGAGCCTTGAACCTAATGGGGATCCTTGTGTTCTGGATTTGGTTCCCACTTTTGGTGTCTTGCCTACCAAATTGGCCTGAGAGGGTTATGTTTGTTCTTAGTAGCTTTGCTGTTTGTTCCATTCAGCATATTCAATTCTGCTTGAATCACTTTGCTGCAAATGTATATGTTGGGCTACCTAGTGGGAATGACTGGTTTGAAAAGCAGACAAGTGGGACATTGGATATATCTTGCTCCTCTTGGATGGATTGGTTTTTTGGTGGCCTGCAGTTCCAGCTTGAGCATCATTTATTTCCAAGGCTACCTAGGTGTCAATTGAGGAAGATTTCACCTTTGGTTAGTGACCTTTGCAAGAAGCATAATTTGCCCTATAGGAGCTTGTCATTTTGGGAGGCCAATCAGTGGACAATTAGGACCCTCAGGACAGCTGCCCTACAAGCCAGGGACTTGAGCAACTCTGCCCCTAAGAATTTGTTGTGGGAAGCTGTTAATACGCATGGTTGA
- the LOC137810765 gene encoding delta(8)-fatty-acid desaturase 2-like isoform X1, whose amino-acid sequence MEGEKKYMTSEELKGHNKVGDLWISIQGKVYNVSDWVKEHPGGDVPILNLAGQDVTDAFIAYHPGTAWSHLDRFFTGYHLSDFKVSEVSRDYRKLASEFSKMGLFDTKGHITSYTLVAVAAMFLIVLYGVLGCTSVWAHLGSGMLLGLLWMQSAYVGHDSGHYVVMTNKGYNKVAQVLSGNCLTGISIAWWKWTHNAHHIACNSLDHDPDLQHMPVFAVSSRFFNSLTSHFYGRKLEFDYFARFLICYQHFTFYPVMSVARVNLYLQTILLLFSKRKVQDRALNLMGILVFWIWFPLLVSCLPNWPERVMFVLSSFAVCSIQHIQFCLNHFAANVYVGLPSGNDWFEKQTSGTLDISCSSWMDWFFGGLQFQLEHHLFPRLPRCQLRKISPLVSDLCKKHNLPYRSLSFWEANQWTIRTLRTAALQARDLSNSAPKNLLWEAVNTHG is encoded by the coding sequence ATGGAGGGTGAGAAGAAGTACATGACCTCTGAGGAGCTGAAGGGTCACAACAAGGTTGGAGATTTGTGGATCTCCATTCAAGGGAAGGTGTACAATGTGTCTGATTGGGTGAAGGAGCACCCTGGTGGTGATGTTCCAATTTTGAACCTTGCTGGCCAGGATGTCACAGATGCATTCATAGCTTACCATCCTGGTACAGCATGGTCACACCTTGACAGATTCTTCACTGGCTACCACCTCAGTGATTTCAAGGTCTCTGAGGTGTCCAGGGACTACAGAAAGCTTGCATCTGAGTTTTCCAAAATGGGTCTCTTTGACACCAAAGGGCATATCACATCTTACACCCTTGTAGCCGTTGCTGCTATGTTCCTCATTGTGCTATATGGTGTGTTGGGGTGCACTAGTGTGTGGGCTCATTTGGGCTCAGGCATGCTGCTAGGGCTTCTCTGGATGCAAAGTGCTTATGTTGGCCATGATTCTGGTCATTATGTGGTTATGACAAACAAAGGTTACAACAAGGTTGCACAGGTCCTCTCCGGGAACTGCTTGACTGGGATAAGCATTGCTTGGTGGAAGTGGACTCACAATGCTCACCACATAGCCTGCAACAGCCTTGACCATGACCCTGATCTGCAACACATGCCGGTTTTCGCCGTGTCCTCGCGCTTCTTCAATTCATTAACTTCTCATTTCTATGGGAGAAAGTTGGAGTTTGATTACTTTGCCAGGTTCTTGATCTGTTACCAGCACTTTACTTTTTACCCGGTCATGAGCGTTGCCAGGGTCAACTTGTATTTGCAGACGATCCTGCTCTTGTTTTCTAAACGTAAAGTGCAGGACAGAGCCTTGAACCTAATGGGGATCCTTGTGTTCTGGATTTGGTTCCCACTTTTGGTGTCTTGCCTACCAAATTGGCCTGAGAGGGTTATGTTTGTTCTTAGTAGCTTTGCTGTTTGTTCCATTCAGCATATTCAATTCTGCTTGAATCACTTTGCTGCAAATGTATATGTTGGGCTACCTAGTGGGAATGACTGGTTTGAAAAGCAGACAAGTGGGACATTGGATATATCTTGCTCCTCTTGGATGGATTGGTTTTTTGGTGGCCTGCAGTTCCAGCTTGAGCATCATTTATTTCCAAGGCTACCTAGGTGTCAATTGAGGAAGATTTCACCTTTGGTTAGTGACCTTTGCAAGAAGCATAATTTGCCCTATAGGAGCTTGTCATTTTGGGAGGCCAATCAGTGGACAATTAGGACCCTCAGGACAGCTGCCCTACAAGCCAGGGACTTGAGCAACTCTGCCCCTAAGAATTTGTTGTGGGAAGCTGTTAATACGCATGGTTGA